A genomic window from Spiroplasma helicoides includes:
- a CDS encoding ABC transporter ATP-binding protein, with protein MFRIEGVTKKFDNNKGIFDINITFNEGDIVGLVGDNGAGKSTLLKCMFNNYKKDSGQFLYNDEEVNKAIMKRFSFFPDQSIYPKSISIFDFCVYSGKLSGIKAKEAKQKATSLLTSLDLISYKKKTFKSLSAGMQKRALLAICLINNPDIIVLDEPTANLDVSSRIEFVALLQKLARMGKTILITSHIIDELQKFINKLVIINEGEVVFDRYLTPEDNIARIYFNLTSNTRTSKIKIDELIK; from the coding sequence ATGTTTAGAATTGAAGGTGTAACAAAAAAATTCGATAATAACAAAGGAATTTTTGACATCAATATAACTTTTAATGAAGGAGACATTGTTGGTCTAGTTGGTGATAACGGAGCTGGTAAATCAACTTTACTAAAATGTATGTTCAACAACTATAAAAAAGACTCGGGTCAGTTCTTATATAATGATGAAGAAGTGAATAAAGCCATTATGAAACGTTTCTCATTTTTCCCAGATCAAAGTATTTATCCAAAATCTATTTCAATATTTGATTTTTGTGTATATTCAGGTAAATTATCAGGAATAAAAGCAAAAGAAGCAAAACAAAAAGCTACAAGTTTACTAACTTCTCTTGATTTGATTAGCTATAAGAAAAAAACTTTTAAATCATTATCTGCAGGAATGCAAAAAAGGGCATTGCTAGCTATATGTTTAATAAACAATCCTGACATTATTGTTTTAGATGAACCAACAGCTAATTTAGATGTTAGTTCAAGAATTGAGTTTGTAGCTTTATTACAAAAATTAGCAAGAATGGGTAAAACAATTTTAATAACAAGTCATATTATTGATGAATTACAGAAGTTCATTAATAAACTTGTAATTATCAATGAAGGTGAAGTTGTTTTTGATCGCTACTTAACTCCAGAAGATAATATAGCGAGAATATACTTTAACTTAACAAGTAACACAAGAACAAGTAAAATTAAAATTGATGAGTTAATTAAATAA
- a CDS encoding ATP-binding cassette domain-containing protein: MIKIENLSKMFDDISGVKNITYNFEKGFYGLLGKNGSGKSTLLKLISGITFYNDGKIIINDLNNKENNFNLERIALVSGDKDLPETIKVFEVFKLARFINKDRKDDFDKISDLLDIDIHSKKYIKELSTGMYQKIKLCLAFGYQRDIYLLDEITLGLDPISCEDIISFIKNNLQDKLIIFSSHKLEEIRDLCNEVIVLNNNRIEKVFKVKDSQVFEKYAELYK; the protein is encoded by the coding sequence ATGATCAAAATAGAAAATCTTTCAAAAATGTTTGATGATATTAGTGGAGTTAAAAATATTACATACAATTTTGAAAAGGGTTTTTATGGATTACTTGGAAAAAATGGTAGTGGAAAATCAACTTTGTTAAAACTAATATCTGGAATAACTTTTTATAACGATGGAAAAATAATTATAAATGATTTAAACAATAAAGAAAATAATTTTAATCTAGAAAGAATTGCATTAGTTAGTGGTGATAAAGATTTACCTGAAACTATAAAAGTTTTTGAAGTATTTAAATTAGCTAGATTTATAAATAAAGATAGAAAAGATGACTTTGATAAAATTTCAGATTTGCTAGACATAGATATTCATTCAAAAAAGTATATAAAAGAGCTAAGCACTGGAATGTATCAAAAAATAAAATTATGTTTAGCATTTGGTTATCAAAGAGATATATATTTGTTAGATGAAATTACATTAGGATTGGATCCTATTAGTTGTGAAGATATTATAAGTTTTATTAAAAATAATTTGCAAGATAAGTTAATTATTTTTTCATCACATAAGTTAGAAGAAATAAGAGATTTATGTAATGAAGTTATTGTTTTAAATAATAATAGAATAGAAAAAGTATTTAAAGTTAAAGATAGTCAAGTTTTTGAAAAATACGCAGAACTATACAAATAA
- a CDS encoding ATP-binding cassette domain-containing protein, which produces MLEIINLTKMFDKHSGIKDVNLKLDKGVYGLLGKNGSGKSTLLKLIASIIHYKKGDIVINGLSNKNNKFDLKNIAYISAEQDLPMQLSIQKFFKFVREFNDDIKDTFDEVAAALNFDINSTKLISQLSTGMLQKLKICIAFGYPREIYLLDEITLGLDPVSTDQIISFIKNFSKDALVIYSSHKLEEVEALCSKAIVLRNNKVETIFNVDENSEVITNYRKVFKREE; this is translated from the coding sequence ATGCTTGAAATAATTAATTTGACTAAAATGTTTGATAAACATAGTGGTATAAAAGATGTAAACTTAAAACTTGATAAGGGTGTTTATGGATTACTTGGTAAAAACGGAAGTGGTAAATCAACGCTTTTAAAATTAATAGCAAGTATAATTCATTATAAAAAAGGAGACATTGTTATAAATGGGTTAAGTAATAAAAATAATAAGTTTGATTTAAAAAATATTGCATATATTAGTGCAGAACAAGATTTACCCATGCAATTATCAATTCAAAAGTTTTTTAAATTTGTAAGAGAATTTAATGATGATATAAAAGATACATTTGATGAAGTGGCAGCAGCTCTTAACTTTGACATAAATTCCACAAAACTAATAAGTCAACTATCAACAGGAATGCTACAAAAATTAAAGATTTGTATAGCTTTTGGTTATCCTAGAGAAATATATTTATTAGATGAAATAACTTTGGGTTTAGATCCTGTATCAACAGATCAAATAATTTCATTTATCAAAAATTTTTCAAAAGACGCCTTAGTAATCTATAGTTCTCATAAATTAGAAGAAGTTGAGGCACTATGTAGTAAAGCAATTGTTTTAAGAAATAATAAAGTAGAGACCATTTTTAATGTTGATGAAAACAGTGAAGTTATAACAAATTACCGTAAAGTTTTTAAAAGAGAGGAGTAA